Proteins co-encoded in one Streptomyces sp. NBC_01283 genomic window:
- a CDS encoding electron transfer flavoprotein subunit beta yields MSLRIVVTVKYVPDATGDRHFADDLTVDRDDVDGLLSELDEYAVEQALQIADEADDAEITVLTVGPEDAKDALRKALSMGADKAIHVEDGDLHGTDIIGTSLVLAKAIEKAGYDLVISGMASTDGTAGVVPALLAERLGVPQVTLLSEVSVADGKVTGRRDGDAASEQLEAALPAVVSVTDQSGEARYPSFKGIMAAKKKPVQAWDLSDLDLEAEDVGLEGAWTKVDSATERPARTAGTIVKDEGEGGKQLAEFLAGQKFI; encoded by the coding sequence GTGAGCTTGAGGATCGTTGTCACCGTGAAGTACGTGCCGGACGCCACCGGCGACCGGCACTTCGCCGATGACCTGACCGTCGACCGGGATGACGTCGATGGCCTGCTGTCGGAGCTGGACGAGTACGCGGTCGAGCAGGCCCTGCAGATCGCCGACGAGGCGGACGACGCGGAGATCACCGTGCTGACCGTCGGTCCCGAGGACGCCAAGGACGCCCTGCGCAAGGCGCTGTCCATGGGCGCGGACAAGGCCATCCACGTCGAGGACGGCGACCTGCACGGCACGGACATCATCGGTACGTCGCTGGTGCTGGCGAAGGCGATCGAGAAGGCAGGCTACGACCTGGTGATCTCGGGCATGGCGTCCACCGACGGCACCGCCGGTGTGGTCCCGGCGCTGCTGGCCGAGCGTCTGGGCGTGCCGCAGGTCACGCTGCTCTCCGAGGTGTCGGTGGCGGACGGCAAGGTCACGGGCCGCCGGGACGGCGACGCCGCATCCGAGCAGCTGGAGGCCGCGCTGCCCGCCGTCGTGTCGGTCACCGACCAGTCGGGCGAGGCGCGCTACCCGTCCTTCAAGGGCATCATGGCCGCCAAGAAGAAGCCGGTTCAGGCCTGGGATCTGTCGGATCTGGACCTGGAGGCCGAGGACGTGGGCCTGGAGGGTGCCTGGACGAAGGTCGACTCGGCCACCGAGCGTCCCGCGCGCACCGCGGGCACGATCGTCAAGGACGAGGGCGAGGGCGGCAAGCAGCTCGCCGAGTTCCTCGCGGG